A genomic segment from Streptomyces sp. NBC_00237 encodes:
- a CDS encoding DUF6880 family protein — protein sequence MKISVGFSEDDLRRLSGHRSFVRGQGYRDAVSCLEVEDGWFSARVQGTEDYAVEIAVDGAGALSGACDCPYGQEGNFCKHCVAVGLAVLTRASDVPLQRSAAASRAKGLAQWLDSLPREELLALVREQVERDRELRRRLELRAATARGDDPVVRERVRALLDPAPFASYGYVEFADAHAYGQQASEAVTALRTLIADGRAALAVTLSREAMAALHRAYEDIDDESGSVGSVAQELAEAHLEACRAARPDPLETAEWLVRHLLGSEYDVFDADPVDYREVLGTDGLARLRQLATEAWRRKPSGWAEKHLMERLVKAAGTVDELIAVYAADLSPTGDTHLAIARELDAAGRPDEALEWAERGLRELAETHRGGSGLEDYLCERHAEEGRPARATAVRRDGFRVRRSLAAYRLLRECARAEGTWERERPAALELLREDAARSGPSWYGGPVLIDALIDDGDLGAAWRTAAEGHAASHQWLTLADLVREDRPADALPVYLSLIDPLKKITGDANYQRIARLLLGARECHRNLGTSQEFADYVAALRAEQKRKRNLMKVLDQHGL from the coding sequence GTGAAAATCTCCGTGGGCTTCAGCGAGGACGACCTTCGGCGCCTGTCCGGGCACCGCTCCTTCGTGCGCGGCCAGGGTTACCGGGATGCCGTGAGTTGTCTGGAGGTGGAGGACGGCTGGTTCTCCGCCCGCGTGCAAGGCACCGAGGACTACGCGGTCGAGATCGCTGTGGACGGTGCGGGGGCGCTGTCCGGCGCATGCGACTGCCCGTACGGGCAGGAGGGGAACTTCTGCAAGCACTGTGTCGCGGTGGGTCTGGCGGTCCTCACCCGGGCCTCGGACGTGCCGCTCCAGCGGTCGGCCGCCGCTTCCCGCGCCAAGGGCCTCGCGCAGTGGCTGGATTCCCTGCCCCGCGAAGAACTGCTGGCACTTGTGCGCGAACAGGTCGAGCGGGACCGCGAGTTGCGCCGTCGGCTGGAACTGCGCGCGGCGACTGCGCGCGGTGACGATCCGGTCGTACGGGAGCGGGTCCGCGCGCTCCTCGACCCGGCACCCTTCGCGAGTTACGGCTACGTCGAGTTCGCCGACGCTCACGCCTACGGCCAGCAGGCGTCCGAAGCGGTGACCGCACTGCGCACCCTGATCGCCGACGGACGAGCCGCGTTGGCCGTCACCCTGTCCCGCGAGGCGATGGCGGCGCTGCACCGGGCTTACGAGGACATCGACGATGAATCCGGAAGCGTGGGTTCCGTCGCCCAGGAGCTCGCCGAGGCCCACCTGGAGGCATGTCGGGCGGCACGTCCTGACCCGCTGGAGACGGCCGAGTGGCTGGTGCGGCACCTGCTGGGCAGCGAGTACGACGTCTTCGACGCCGACCCGGTCGACTACCGTGAGGTTCTCGGTACGGACGGTCTGGCGCGGCTGCGCCAACTGGCGACTGAGGCATGGCGGCGCAAGCCGTCCGGCTGGGCCGAGAAGCATCTGATGGAGCGGCTGGTGAAGGCGGCCGGCACGGTGGACGAGCTGATCGCCGTCTACGCTGCGGACCTTTCCCCCACAGGCGACACCCACCTCGCGATCGCCCGTGAGCTGGACGCGGCGGGTCGCCCCGACGAAGCGCTGGAGTGGGCGGAACGCGGACTGCGCGAGCTGGCCGAGACGCATCGCGGTGGCAGCGGCCTGGAGGACTACCTCTGCGAGCGCCATGCCGAGGAAGGCCGTCCCGCCCGCGCCACCGCCGTGCGCCGGGACGGTTTCCGGGTCCGCCGCTCGCTCGCCGCGTACCGGCTGCTGCGCGAGTGCGCACGAGCCGAGGGCACTTGGGAACGTGAGCGCCCGGCGGCCCTGGAACTGCTCCGCGAGGACGCCGCCCGTTCCGGCCCCTCCTGGTACGGCGGTCCCGTGCTGATCGACGCCCTGATCGACGACGGCGACCTGGGGGCCGCCTGGCGGACAGCAGCTGAAGGCCACGCCGCCTCGCACCAGTGGCTGACCCTCGCCGACCTGGTACGGGAAGACCGCCCCGCCGACGCGCTGCCGGTGTACCTGAGTCTGATCGACCCCCTCAAGAAGATCACCGGCGACGCCAATTACCAGCGGATCGCCCGTCTGCTGCTCGGCGCCCGGGAGTGCCACAGGAACCTGGGGACGTCACAGGAGTTCGCCGACTACGTGGCTGCCCTGCGTGCCGAGCAGAAACGCAAGCGCAACCTGATGAAGGTCCTCGACCAGCACGGCCTGTGA
- a CDS encoding TIGR02677 family protein, with the protein MEQKDGACAAEVADSGEQWQRLSAYSYLSAPERMEYVAVMRVLCSTLLADLSVPDVLAKLTTGGGPGARLDADTLTARLDQLVKWGNLLRSAHTVKAGSIVEYQRSRSRYQLSKLGEQVQRDADEVLAGADAAREVSSELLALVDRGLRELAGLVAAPGGADPQRALERISTLFVQFAEFADSVRDFYAYLGQVLARYDLDGAEYQGFKELLLDYVEAITEDVSFRSPRIAASLNALWPGLPGLLARIDAHATGLSVLADGLPGTRVQRSRGREMADWEGLRGWFTDVDGSGSQVDQLRDATLRALQSLLANAKRLMRSATGEISRRKDLLRLAAWFDAADPEGAHDIAVAAFGLYGARHLGVAPDPDQAVPAYVSWWTGPVVDVPVALRERGSRAQRGRPASVENHTEQKRRLVERERERSAARETAADELRSAAERFDQVRLTSAALSLLLELLTAALGNAQLQRHEGQGDFVLDGAQAQDVDLGIRLLVRRTPGTETVLRSADGDLALADLRLSVLSVPDAEASSGGGAAPGEGANAAQDLTGPMPRTAPSVRESA; encoded by the coding sequence ATGGAACAGAAAGACGGGGCCTGTGCGGCCGAGGTGGCCGACAGTGGCGAGCAGTGGCAGCGACTCAGCGCGTACAGCTACCTCAGCGCGCCGGAGCGCATGGAGTACGTGGCCGTGATGCGGGTGCTCTGTTCCACCCTGCTCGCGGACCTGTCCGTCCCGGACGTGCTCGCCAAACTCACGACGGGCGGAGGACCGGGCGCCCGGCTGGACGCCGACACGCTCACAGCCCGGCTGGACCAACTGGTGAAATGGGGCAACCTGCTGCGCAGCGCGCACACCGTCAAGGCGGGCAGCATCGTCGAGTACCAGCGCTCCCGCTCCCGCTACCAGCTCTCGAAGCTGGGGGAGCAGGTGCAGCGCGACGCGGACGAGGTGCTGGCCGGCGCTGACGCCGCCCGTGAGGTGAGCAGTGAGCTGCTGGCCCTGGTCGACCGGGGGCTGCGGGAGCTGGCCGGTCTGGTCGCGGCACCGGGCGGTGCGGATCCGCAGCGGGCTCTGGAGCGGATCTCCACCCTGTTCGTGCAATTCGCCGAGTTCGCCGATTCGGTACGGGATTTCTACGCCTACCTGGGACAGGTACTGGCCCGCTACGACCTCGACGGAGCGGAGTACCAGGGGTTCAAGGAGCTACTGCTCGACTATGTCGAGGCCATCACCGAGGACGTGTCCTTCCGGTCTCCTCGGATCGCGGCGTCGCTGAACGCTCTCTGGCCCGGGCTGCCGGGGCTGCTGGCTCGCATCGACGCGCACGCGACGGGGCTCTCGGTCCTCGCCGACGGCCTTCCCGGGACCAGGGTGCAGCGCAGCCGCGGCAGGGAGATGGCCGACTGGGAAGGACTGCGCGGCTGGTTCACCGACGTGGACGGCTCCGGCAGCCAGGTGGACCAGTTGCGCGATGCCACGCTCAGGGCCCTCCAGTCGCTGCTGGCCAACGCCAAGCGGCTGATGCGTTCGGCCACGGGAGAGATATCCCGTCGCAAGGACCTGCTGAGGCTCGCCGCCTGGTTCGACGCGGCTGATCCCGAAGGGGCGCACGACATCGCGGTGGCCGCCTTCGGTCTGTACGGGGCCCGCCACCTGGGCGTCGCACCCGATCCCGACCAGGCAGTCCCCGCCTACGTCAGCTGGTGGACCGGGCCCGTCGTCGACGTACCGGTTGCCCTGCGGGAGCGCGGCAGCCGGGCCCAGCGGGGCCGGCCCGCCTCGGTCGAGAACCACACCGAACAGAAACGCCGCCTGGTGGAGCGCGAGCGCGAGCGGTCCGCCGCCCGCGAGACGGCGGCGGACGAGCTGCGCAGTGCTGCGGAGCGATTTGACCAGGTGCGCCTTACCTCGGCCGCGCTGAGCCTGCTGCTGGAGCTGCTGACCGCCGCACTCGGTAACGCGCAGCTCCAACGCCACGAAGGACAGGGCGACTTCGTGCTGGACGGGGCGCAGGCGCAAGACGTGGACCTCGGCATCAGGCTGCTCGTGCGGCGTACCCCGGGCACGGAGACGGTCCTGCGTTCGGCGGACGGGGACCTGGCCCTGGCGGATCTGCGGCTGAGTGTGCTGAGCGTGCCGGACGCGGAGGCATCGTCCGGGGGAGGGGCGGCGCCCGGAGAGGGCGCGAATGCCGCGCAGGATCTCACAGGCCCCATGCCCCGGACGGCTCCTTCGGTGCGGGAGAGTGCCTGA